The nucleotide sequence GTGATCGGTATCGGGGCCGGTCCCGATACCGACGGCCAGGTCCTGGTGTTCCACGACCTACTGGGTATCAGGGCCGGCGAGGGCGCCCGTTTCGTCAAGCGGTACGCCGATCTCCAGGATGCGATGGACGCCGGCGTCGCCGCCTACGCCGCCGACGTCAGGGCCGGCCGCTACCCGGCGGCCGAACACGGCTACTCGATCGATCCGGTCCAGCTGGCCCGCTTCGCCGAGACCCTGGACGAATGACTGCGGTGACCGACTGCGGCCGGCGGGGGCTCCGTGCCTGGCCGGCCGTGGAGCCAGCGACCACCCATCTCTACCTCCACGACAACCGTCTGACCGTGGTGCCCGGAGCCGTGGGCGCGCTGACCCGACTGCGGGTGCTGGACCTGGCCGGGAACCAACTCCAGGGTCTGCCCTTCGAGATCGGCCGGTGCGGGGCGCTCGAGTACCTCTACCTGCACGCCAATCGCATCACCGAACTCCGACCCGAGATCGGTGATCTCTCGCGGTTGGTCTACCTCAACGTCAACCTGAACCCGCTGTCCCGGTGGGGCGATGCGCTGTGCGGCCTGACGGTGCTGGCCGAGTTGCGCGCCGAATCGACCGGCCTCGAGGCGCTGCCGGAGACCCTGGCCGGCCTGGTCCAACTGCGCGAACTGCACCTGCGCTCGAATCTGCTGACCGATCTTCCGGAGCAGACCGCCCGACTGCGGAACCTGCGCTTCGTCAACCTGCGGGACAACCGCCTATCGG is from Nakamurella sp. PAMC28650 and encodes:
- a CDS encoding leucine-rich repeat domain-containing protein encodes the protein MTAVTDCGRRGLRAWPAVEPATTHLYLHDNRLTVVPGAVGALTRLRVLDLAGNQLQGLPFEIGRCGALEYLYLHANRITELRPEIGDLSRLVYLNVNLNPLSRWGDALCGLTVLAELRAESTGLEALPETLAGLVQLRELHLRSNLLTDLPEQTARLRNLRFVNLRDNRLSAVPPSLAGLPRLRELDLRQNAIDSAPEFLAALPCLDKLDLRWNRIAQDDPVVESLRARGVLVHC